A genomic stretch from Gorilla gorilla gorilla isolate KB3781 chromosome 20, NHGRI_mGorGor1-v2.1_pri, whole genome shotgun sequence includes:
- the ELOF1 gene encoding transcription elongation factor 1 homolog isoform X1: MVRSRLTAVSTSWVQAHPPADMGRRKSKRKPPPKKKMTGTLETQFTCPFCNHEKSCDVKMDRARNTGVISCTVCLEEFQTPITYLSEPVDVYSDWIDACEAANQ; this comes from the exons atggtgcgatctcggctcactgcagtctccacctcttgggttcag GCTCATCCACCTGCAGACATGGGGCGCAGAAAGTCAAAACGAAAGCCGCCTCCCAAGAAGAAGATGACAGGCACCCTCGAGACCCAGTTCACCTGCCCCTTCTGCAACCACGAGAAATCTTGTGATGTGAAAAT GGACCGTGCCCGCAACACCGGAGTCATCTCTTGTACCGTGTGCCTAGAGGAATTCCAGACGCCCATAACGT ATCTGTCAGAACCCGTGGATGTGTACAGTGATTGGATAGATGCCTGCGAGGCGGCCAATCAGTAG
- the ELOF1 gene encoding transcription elongation factor 1 homolog isoform X2, protein MGLEPRLTPSIQSGTGNCPPASGLRASSLKGRGPGTMVQVPDPLSSLLSRALSWGAAWFPQTTDICHSPQAHPPADMGRRKSKRKPPPKKKMTGTLETQFTCPFCNHEKSCDVKMDRARNTGVISCTVCLEEFQTPITYLSEPVDVYSDWIDACEAANQ, encoded by the exons ATGGGGTTAGAGCCTCGTCTCACCCCTTCCATCCAGAGTGGGACAGGGAATTGTCCTCCTGCATCAGGACTGAGGGCCTCGTCCCTCAAGGGCAGAGGCCCCGGGACCATGGTGCAAGTCCCAGACCCTCTTTCCAGCCTGCTTTCTAGAGCATTGAGCTGGGGCGCTGCGTGGTTTCCTCAAACCACTGACATTTGCCACTCCCCACAGGCTCATCCACCTGCAGACATGGGGCGCAGAAAGTCAAAACGAAAGCCGCCTCCCAAGAAGAAGATGACAGGCACCCTCGAGACCCAGTTCACCTGCCCCTTCTGCAACCACGAGAAATCTTGTGATGTGAAAAT GGACCGTGCCCGCAACACCGGAGTCATCTCTTGTACCGTGTGCCTAGAGGAATTCCAGACGCCCATAACGT ATCTGTCAGAACCCGTGGATGTGTACAGTGATTGGATAGATGCCTGCGAGGCGGCCAATCAGTAG
- the ELOF1 gene encoding transcription elongation factor 1 homolog isoform X3, with protein MGRRKSKRKPPPKKKMTGTLETQFTCPFCNHEKSCDVKMDRARNTGVISCTVCLEEFQTPITYLSEPVDVYSDWIDACEAANQ; from the exons ATGGGGCGCAGAAAGTCAAAACGAAAGCCGCCTCCCAAGAAGAAGATGACAGGCACCCTCGAGACCCAGTTCACCTGCCCCTTCTGCAACCACGAGAAATCTTGTGATGTGAAAAT GGACCGTGCCCGCAACACCGGAGTCATCTCTTGTACCGTGTGCCTAGAGGAATTCCAGACGCCCATAACGT ATCTGTCAGAACCCGTGGATGTGTACAGTGATTGGATAGATGCCTGCGAGGCGGCCAATCAGTAG
- the CNN1 gene encoding calponin-1 isoform X5: MDGLKDGIILCEFINKLQPGSVKKINESTQNWHQLENIGNFIKAITKYGVKPHDIFEANDLFENTNHTQVQSTLLALASMAKTKGNKVNVGVKYAEKQERKFEPGKLREGRNIIGLQMGTNKFASQQGMTAYGTRRHLYDPKLGTDQPLDQATISLQMGTNKGASQAGMTAPGTKRQIFEPGLGMEHCDTLNVSLQMGSNKGASQRGMTVYGLPRQVYDPKYCLTPEYPELGEPAHNHHAHNYYNSA; the protein is encoded by the exons ATTCATCAATAAGCTGCAGCCAGGCTCCGTGAAGAAGATCAATGAGTCAACCCAAAATTGGCACCAG CTGGAGAACATCGGCAACTTCATCAAGGCCATCACCAAGTATGGGGTGAAGCCCCACGACATTTTTGAGGCCAACGACCTGTTTGAGAACACCAACCATACACAGGTGCAGTCCACCCTCCTGGCTTTGGCCAGTATG GCGAAGACGAAAGGAAACAAGGTGAACGTGGGAGTGAAGTACGCAGAGAAGCAGGAGCGGAAATTCGAGCCGGGGAAGCTAAGAGAAGGGCGGAACATCATTGGGCTGCAG ATGGGCACCAACAAGTTTGCCAGCCAGCAGGGCATGACTGCCTATGGCACCCGGCGCCACCTCTACGACCCCAAGCTGGGCACAGACCAGCCTCTGGACCAGGCGACCATCAGCCTGCAGATGGGCACCAACAAAGGAGCCAGCCAG GCTGGCATGACTGCGCCAGGGACCAAGCGGCAGATCTTCGAGCCGGGGCTGGGCATGGAGCACTGCGACACGCTCAATGTCAGCCTGCAGATGGGCAGCAACAAGGGCGCCTCGCAGCGGGGCATGACGGTGTATGGGCTGCCACGCCAGGTTTACGACCCCAAGTACTGTCTGACTCCCGAGTACCCAGAGCTGGGTGAGCCCGCCCACAACCACCACGCACACAACTACTACAATTCTGCCTAG